Within Topomyia yanbarensis strain Yona2022 chromosome 2, ASM3024719v1, whole genome shotgun sequence, the genomic segment CGTCGAGATCCTGAAGCAGCGTACCAGTCGTCAGAAACCATCGACAGGCCCACTGACGTCTGAGGAACTACAGAAGGCTGAGCGCCACCTTATTCGAGAGACACAGTGGCAAAGCTTTCCGGACGAGATGGTGGTGTTGTCCCGCTACAAGCTAAAGTCGGTGGATGAGCAAATTTCTATTGGAAAAAGTCGCcatttgctccgagtaacttttcgTGTCGCATTTAGCTCCCTGCAAGTTTTAAGCTCGATCGCTGAAACTATATATTTGCGcccgcggtttaaagtttacatgggatttcttatggggaaatcgtcttttgcaaaataattcttccaagagccgACTGTTACCtccaaaaaatatgcaaatatctgatttttataggaaatttgtcaaggaaacaaagtctagaagaccgcgaAACGTTCTGATGCTCGAGGAAAAAGTTATAAAGCAAAAATAGAGTGatgccacataacgatttatttttagaaagCAATGGGcggctcctggaggaattattttgtgaaagttaattttccatgtaaactttaaacagtgggcgcaaaaatatagtttcactgatcgagctaagaatttgcacagttgttctaggacccaaatggaagCTGAATCAGGACGAAAACGGCATTCTTCTAGTTGATGGTAGGATCGGAGAAGCTCCAAACTTGAAGAATGAGGTGAAGTTCCCAGTGATCCTCCCGAACAAGCATCCGTTTACCGTTCTGTTAGAAGATAGCTATCACCGAAGGAACAGACACTGTAACCCGGAGACCATCGTGAATGAGATACGCCAACGGTATTACATTCCAAAAGTTAGGATAGCGGTGAGAAGAGCAGCCAAAGCTTGTCAATGGTGTCGAATCTACAAGGTTTCGCCAAAGGTTCCCCGAAATGCGCCGCTACCACTTGCTAGGAAGGCGTCGTTCGTGCGACCGTTCACATACGTCGGAATAGATTTCTTTGGGCCGTTGACTGTGAAAGTGGAAAGAAGTAACGCAAAACGATGGGTAGCCGTGTTTACGTGCCTGACATTGCGCGCAGTTCACGTTGAAGTTGCTCACAACCTTACTAAGGAATCCTGCATCGATAGTATTCGCCGGTTCATCTGTCGTTGAAGTTCTCCGGCCGAAATATATTCTGACAACGGAACAAACTTCCAAGGGGTTGCAAGACTGCTGAAAGAAAAGATCGATCAGCTAGCTGTTACGCTCACTGGTATCGATACGAAGTGGATATTCAACCCACCGGGAACTCCCCATATGGGCGGCGCATGGGAACGGATGGTACGCTCCATCAAAACGGCTGTGGAGCTGGCACACAATAATAACCGTAGGCTGGATGACGAAGCGCTCGAAACATTCATGGTGGAGGCTGAAGCAATCTTTAATACTCGTCCACTAACATATCTACCGCTTGCATCTGAAGAACACGAAGCTCTCACACCAAACCACTTCCTTTTGGGCATTTTAAGTGGCGTTCGCCAGCCGGCGATGGAGACTACCGGTTCTACAAAGGCTTTATGATCTTCTTGGGATCAAATACAGGATCAACTCGACGTATTCTGGAGAAGATGGACAAGGGAGTATCTCACTACGCTGACCAAACGGCCGAAATGGTGCGGCGAAGCAAAGCCAGTAGCAGAAgggaagctggtgttgctagTTGTCGACGGCAGAAGAAATGAGTGGACAAGGGGTCGTATAGCTTAGGTGATCAAAGAGGTGGACGGAAGAATACGTAGAATACGTTATGCGTAGGCCTGTAGCTAGATTGGTGGTATTAGAGGTTGATGATGGTGGCAAAACTGGACCTGGTGGCCAGTGTTTCGAGGGAGAGAATGTTGATACTGGCAACACGTCTCATTGAGCTACAGTAGGAGATATCTATTGTCAGGTCGACGGGGTTATCTCGGTAACAGCCAGAAATCAGGGGTATGCTATGGTTGTCAAATCACACATATTTTGTGCGTACCCAACATCTCGCCTCGGTCCAGCACTTTGGGCCCCGTTTTTTGGTTACTTCACCCCAAAAAGAGAATATAGGTTAAAAGTATATTATAAAAACTAATGTTCTTactctaacttataaactaaatggaaaaaaaacgttTATTGCTATCGGTTTGGTTTATAGTGAAATTCGTAAGTTCCTAAATTGAATTTAATGTAAACCTAACCTAACCTAACTTACGTTAACGTGCAGAAATAGTACGGATAAAGGAGCTAAACTAATTGTTCCCTAAAACTACTCGGATAAACTGATTTGTAAGTTACACATAAAATGAAACAACAATGAAATTAAcacgaaaataaaatttacagctaaaGCTACAGTTACAGCAGACAACTGCTGTCGTTGTATTCTTGCTCGAATGAAGTCGGACCTAACGGAGTTTCTCGCTCTCAACGTTTGGGAACATATTACGTATGATCATTCGGTGGCTTCCAACCCAATAAATACTTCGTAGAGTGAAAATAACAAAATCTTtttaaatactgttgcaataaatagtgatccggtcaATCAAGCAGATGTGACTAGGCAATATTCCACGGTTGGCTGTTTGGAGTACCTACAATTAAAAAACCTAAGTTACGCTCGGTAGCCGGTTGCCCAGAGCATTAAAAAACCTCCTGGACAAGATCTTTCTCTTTTAGAACAATCGACACACGACAACTAAACAACAAACTATGCTTCACAGGTCGCATCACTTGCGTTAAGTAGGTGAGACATCAACACTTCTCGTCTACTCTACTCTTCGTTCTTCCGAGTTTACAATGGAGGCGACACGCTGTTGAGATTTTAGTATGGGTCGGATTGATATGaactcctacttaccatttcgtAAACCACtcttatactatgttcacactaccagttaaaacgtgttttaagtCTGATTTCGTGTTTTAAGAGAAATAACATGTTTTTCCATCGCGTTATTTCATATAGCGAAACGTCATTTTAAAACCTGTTTTTTCTAAATAACACGTCTCGAGGTAATATATTTGTGAGTCGAGCACAACCCTGCGAGCTTTTACTGTCAGTTTGTGACATCGTCAAATGACAATTCCATGACAATTGTATACATTTCGTTGCGATGACAAATGTGTACACTTCGTTGCGATGGCAATTGTATACACTTCATTCTTCATAATTTTGTTTTGGTGGCTGGTGCACGTGATTTGCTTCGAAAATAATGGAGCCTGAACGCAGTTCAAAGAAAACGAAGAAAAATCGATGGAGCGCTGCTTGCATTGATTTGCTGGTAGAGCTGTGGGCCGACAAAATTGCGGATTTGCGAGGAAATCGTAAAAACAACCACGTCTACCAGGAAATTAGACATGAGCTGGACAAAAGGGGTTTTACCGTAGGAACGGACGAAATTAAAGTGAGAATTCACAACCTCACATCAAAATACAAGTAGGTATActtttgatgtaattaaaacAAGCAAAAAATGATTATCGTTTTTCTAGGAAAGAGAAAGCTCTAATCGGTCCTTCCGGAGGATCACCGTCGACCTGGCCGTTTTATGCCAAAATCCACAGCTTTTTGGGTACATTCCCAATAACCAACGTGTCTCAACGAGTTGAAGAAAGCTTCTCTGAATTATTGCCAGGTAATTTCACGTGTTTAGTTCATTTTCCAAAACATTCAGTCTTGTTATGTATTAAGcgtacaacaaaaaaaaacaacagaaCGTAATACATAAAAAGCCTATAGAATTGCGTTCAATA encodes:
- the LOC131686126 gene encoding uncharacterized protein LOC131686126; amino-acid sequence: MEPERSSKKTKKNRWSAACIDLLVELWADKIADLRGNRKNNHVYQEIRHELDKRGFTVGTDEIKVRIHNLTSKYKKEKALIGPSGGSPSTWPFYAKIHSFLGTFPITNVSQRVEESFSELLPDAEIIAEYVEEAVDSDLSYAGPSLDSEMPLRPGKKEKKNIFQNELLKRWDKMEEASREQNEYLRETDQKLFELESQRTALLERFVQNSAEMKDAFISFLGSRN